The genomic DNA GCCGCTCAATGGCCTGAAACAGATGCTCATCCTGGTAGGTTTCAATTCTTTCCTTCAACTGTTCTGTCAGCTGCAACCGCTGAAATCCCTCAGCTAACCCTGGGGCCTGCCGGTACAGCAACACATCCCGGTAAAAGTAAATTAAGTCTTCCACAATGCGAACCGGTTCCTTCCCCTCTTCAATCAACAGGTTTAAACGCCTGATGGCTTCTTCCGTCTTGTTCCTCAGCAGGCAATCAGCCAGGTCGGTTAATGCTTCCTGGGCCACTGAACCGGTAACGGCCTCCACATCGGCCACCGTCACCTCTCCATCGGCATAGGAGACAACCTGGTCAAGCAAACTGAGGCAATCGCGCATACCGCCTTCTGCCACTTGAGTCAAAAGCTCCAGGGCTTCCTCTTGGACCTGGAAGCCTTCTTCAGCGCATATCAACTTGAGCCGCTTAAGCATCTCTTTTTGGGAAATACGCTTAAAATCAAACCGTTGACAGCGGGACATAATGGTGAGAGGAATCTTATGCGGTTCGGTGGTAGCCAAAATAAACATCACGTGGGAGGGGGGTTCTTCAAGCGTTTTAAGCAAAGCGTTAAACGCCCCTTGGCTTAGCATATGAACCTCATCAATGATGTACACTTTTAAGCGCACTTCAGTGGGGGCATATTTCACTTTATCCCGCAGATCCCGTATTTCATCCACACCATTGTTGGAAGCCGCATCGATTTCAACCACATCAACCACTGTTCCCTGGGTAATCCCGCGGCAAGCAGCACACTGATTGCAAGGTTCAGCCGTCGGAGCCTCCTGACAGTTGACCGCCTTAGCCATGATCTTTGCTGTGCTTGTTTTCCCGGTCCCCCTTGGACCGGTGAACAGGTAAGCATGGGTATACGTTTGATTGACCAAGGCATTCTGCAAAGTTTGCGTAATGTGTTCTTGTCCTATCACATCACGAAAGGTCTGGGGCCGCCAGACACGATATAACGCTTGGTACGTCATGGTCAACCTCTCCGTTTCAAACATGCCGTCTTAATTTCCTTCTGCTTGCTTACACCCGCTTCTCCACATGAGTCTCTCCTCGCAACTTATATTATTATACCGCGGGCAAACACTTAAAAAAAGACTCTCCGCCGCCCAAAGAAAGCTCTTGCGCTTAAGCGTCCAGATAGGGGATACATACGTGAAAGGTGGTGCCAT from Caldalkalibacillus thermarum includes the following:
- the dnaX gene encoding DNA polymerase III subunit gamma/tau, which gives rise to MTYQALYRVWRPQTFRDVIGQEHITQTLQNALVNQTYTHAYLFTGPRGTGKTSTAKIMAKAVNCQEAPTAEPCNQCAACRGITQGTVVDVVEIDAASNNGVDEIRDLRDKVKYAPTEVRLKVYIIDEVHMLSQGAFNALLKTLEEPPSHVMFILATTEPHKIPLTIMSRCQRFDFKRISQKEMLKRLKLICAEEGFQVQEEALELLTQVAEGGMRDCLSLLDQVVSYADGEVTVADVEAVTGSVAQEALTDLADCLLRNKTEEAIRRLNLLIEEGKEPVRIVEDLIYFYRDVLLYRQAPGLAEGFQRLQLTEQLKERIETYQDEHLFQAIERLSRAQQDMKWTHHPRVFLEVALIQLTHQLAQPASKEVAARHDLDQLAATSEEVEQLKAKVDMLEKTLKRLSQQGSTATAGQEEKSSRAVGKRRPASPSSLSVTQLKKWLTTASKSMLKHLQEKWPAILEEVKRKQITVHAWLRDGEPVACGPSFFLLAFKSAIHRETTEKESHRQLIEQVVCRHLQTEAQMVTIMYNEWEELKQQYIAEHKENKEKQAEDQAKEKQDPFYSEAVRLVGEELVEVVEDRHE